The stretch of DNA CATGTCCACCACCCCCGGACAGACCACCCAGGTCCGACTCGCCGCCTACCCGGACGGAGAGCCCCAGGACTCCGACTTCGAGACCGTCACCGTCGACCTGCCCGAGCTGCAGGACGGCCAGGTGCTGCTGCGCTCGATCTACCTGTCGCTCGACCCGTACATGCGCGGTCGGATGAGCCAGGCGAAGTCGTACGCCGCCCACCTCGAGCTCGGCGACGTCGTGCTCGGCGGCACCGTGTGCGAGGTGGTCGAGTCGCGCGCCGAGAACCGCAAGCCCGGCGACATCGTCCTCGCCTTCATCGGCTGGCAGACGCACGCCGTCGTCGACGCGCGGCAGATGAAGCGCCTCGACCCGACGGCACCGCCCTTCGACGCCGCGCCGATCTCCACCGCGCTCGGCGTGCTCGGGATGCCCGGGTTCACCGCCTACGCCGGGCTGCTCGAGATCGGCAAGCCCGCCGAGGGTGAGACCGTCGTCGTCGCCGCTGCCGCCGGACCGGTCGGCTCCGCCGTCGGGCAGGTCGCACGGCTCAAGGGTGCGCGGGCCGTCGGGATCGCCGGCGGCGAGGAGAAGGTGCGGCTGCTGCGCGAGCACTTCGGCTTCGACGTCGCCCTCGACCACCGCTCGCCCACGTTCGTCGACGACCTCAAGGCGGCCACCCCCGACGGCGTCGACGTCTACTTCGAGAACGTCGCCGGCCCGGTAGGGGAGGCCGTGCTGCGACGCATGAACACGTACGGTCGCGTGCCGGTGTGCGGGCTGGTCGCCAACTACAACCGCCCGGCCGAGTCGTCGTT from Aeromicrobium erythreum encodes:
- a CDS encoding NADP-dependent oxidoreductase, with translation MSTTPGQTTQVRLAAYPDGEPQDSDFETVTVDLPELQDGQVLLRSIYLSLDPYMRGRMSQAKSYAAHLELGDVVLGGTVCEVVESRAENRKPGDIVLAFIGWQTHAVVDARQMKRLDPTAPPFDAAPISTALGVLGMPGFTAYAGLLEIGKPAEGETVVVAAAAGPVGSAVGQVARLKGARAVGIAGGEEKVRLLREHFGFDVALDHRSPTFVDDLKAATPDGVDVYFENVAGPVGEAVLRRMNTYGRVPVCGLVANYNRPAESSFGFPAFMGAVLAKSLTVRGFIQDEFVPTHTEAFTREMGQWVANGDVAYLEDVVDGLENAVDAFRGLLTGRNVGKLLVKVGDDPTR